Genomic segment of Arvicola amphibius chromosome 7, mArvAmp1.2, whole genome shotgun sequence:
GGATGCTCAACCTGAAAACAGGGTGTCTGTGCCATGGGAGCCCTTCCCAGCCCAGCCATGACAGCAGCCAGAGGGTACAGAAAGAACCCTGAAAGGAATGAGGGCAGAGGCGGGGCTGGGAAGGCAAAAAGAGGCCTCATCTTGGAGCTAGTGTTCAGGGACTCACCCAGAAGTGTGGCCATGGGGGTCAAGCAGCCCTAGGGCTGTGATAGGACTCCCGTCACTCAATCTTTTTTTCCAGATTTCCGGGGACTGGAACTCTCTTTTCATGGCCTCAGATAACATGACGCGGATTAGAGAAAACGGAGACCTGAGGCTCTTCATCCGGAAGATCAATATCTTAAAGAACGGCAGCCTGAAGTTTGACTTCCATTTTATGTGCGTGTTGTCCACCGCCCCTCCCCCCAAGCTGAAACTGTTCCGCACAGGAACTTCATACACTCACACACCTGCATGCCTGGGCCAGTGTGTGAACGGTCGCCAGCCCTTCCCTGGGGATCATCATGATGGGGTCGGGGTGCCTATTTCTATGTTCTGTGCCCCTCCCGGTGCTGAAAGGTCTGAAAGGTCCCTTCTGAGCTGTGGTGGTTATGGAAGCCAAGGTACTAGGCTTGGGGGCTCAATGACCTCCTGCCGTGATGCAGGCAGGGGAAGGGACGGGTGCTTGCTCTgagcctctcccctctctgtccccCAGGGTACAAGGAGAATGTGTAGCTGTGACCATGGTCTGTGAAAAGACAGAGACCAACGGGGAATTCACCGTTGCTTGTGAGTGGGatctctgctcctccttctctggcAGCCAGGAAGCTTTTCTGCTGAGACCTTGCCCACTCTGCGCCTCTGCTAAACACTCACCCCAACCCTAAAGCAAGAGCACTCCAGCCTAGGGGCAACTGAAGGGCCCCCAGCctggccctctctctctctggatatcACCAGCCTGGAACTCCCAGAAAGGCAGAGACTATGCTGAGGCCTGTGGAGACAGCACACAAAAGCCCATcctcagacagacagatgggggcTATGATACCCAGCCTCCCATACTCCCATACCACAGCCTCCTCCTGAGCCAGTACTGGGCATCCAAACTCCTGCTCCTTCCAATGCCTGCTTAGCAGAAGCCACATACACAGGACACTCATTccagaagtgggggtggggtgcccCAGTGCCAGGAGAAAAGGGTGTGatgatctctgtctctgtgcagACGAGGGGGAAAACAGGGTGTGGCTCTCGGAGACTGACTACAGAATGTACGTCATCTTCTACATGGAGAACATAAAGAATGGGACCAAGACCCACGTGCTGGCACTCTATGGTAACCCAACCCCCGTCTGTTCGGGAATCCCAGCCACTGGTAGGGGGTCTCCCATGGGCCCTAGACACATGATGGAATGGTGCCTTGGGACCCCTCCCCAACAAAGTCCCAAATTTGTCCCCAGGACGCATCCCAAAGTTTGAGAAGTCTTACCTGAAAAGATTTGAAAACATCTGCAAAAAATATGGGCTGGATTCACAAAATATCATCGACTTGATAGACCAAGGTAGGCGCCCTGCTTTGGCCCAGAAAGGGTCCAGAGAAGGCAGAATTGCAGCGTGGTGTGCCTGGCACAGACGACCTGAGGATTGGGATGGGGAGTCAGGGGAGGCTCAGCAAGCCATCTGACATCCCCTTGTCTCCCCAGATAACTGCTACGACGTCCCAAAGAGGAGCTAATCAGCTTCTGGTATGTGAATTTTGATCTGAGTGTAAGACATGGCAGCCCAAGGTGTTGGTAGCTGGACAGGGTAGCACAGAGCCACTGTCAGAGGCTGGGGGAAGTTCGTCCCAGAATGACCCTGAGCAGCACGTCTCAGAGCTCACACTCTGCCTGCTGCTGGGTTGTCCTACAGAAGCCAAGCAGCACACAGTTCTTTGTAGAAGACTGTGTGTGATGGATTCCCAGAATCAGGGTTGTATAGTGGGGCCCTTACGTGATGTGTCTGAGTAGAGCAGGAAACCCGGCCCTGTGAAACTACCCTGGATGCTGTGTTTAGGAAAGTGTAGCACTTGGTATCTATTGTCTCGCGGTTTTACAGCCCAGAGACCTGAGGTCCAGGTATGGCGGAGCTGGCACTGGGCATCACCGTCTTCCTGATGCTCGCCTGTGGTCACAtctccctgctctctgcctctgtcttcacgTAGCCTGTTCTGCATCTTCTCCTCCACAGCTAGATGTAAGACACCCAGGCATCCCAACTGATCTCACCTGATTTCTGAAGACTCTTGGCAAATAAAGTCCCTCCTTTGGTCTCAACATGAAGACAGACATGTGTTTGGGGATGTCGCATTTGACACTTTGAGGTCCTTCCTTGGTAATAGGCTTCTGTGACAGTAAAGACCACCACCCTCAGAACATCCCAGAGACTGGCACCAGAATCACCTCTTAAAGGACCCTGCACACAGGCCCACGAGGTTCAGATGGGCCGAACCCTTATCTGCCCTGCTCTGGACTAGACTCCTTGGGAGATTAGTGATAGCAGCCCCACTGGGAGAAGGGTCTGTTCCGTGTGTTGGTGAACACACAACAGATAAAAGTCATGTTACCATGGTCTGCACTGGGCATGTAGCAGAGAGCTGTGCACCCACACAGGTGGCTCTGCATAGATGCTCACAGCAGCTCCATCCATGACCACAGCCTGCAACAGCTGACAGACTGCAGCAAGCCAGGGTCCTGGGTCAGCATGAAAAGAACAATGGCCAAGCTGTAGGAAAGGAGACAGATAAGAGGACACAGAGTCAGGAACGAGAAGCAAATGTGGCTCTAAATGGGCGGCAAGATGATCCCAGTCGTGCTGAGCAATCCTGTCACTGAAGGGCAGAGGTGGTGGGTACACAGCTCTACACAAACTGATAAAATGCCCAgcaccac
This window contains:
- the Lcn9 gene encoding epididymal-specific lipocalin-9, with the protein product MVVLLVLGLVLSLANAQFGQDFTVQRNHNMARISGDWNSLFMASDNMTRIRENGDLRLFIRKINILKNGSLKFDFHFMVQGECVAVTMVCEKTETNGEFTVAYEGENRVWLSETDYRMYVIFYMENIKNGTKTHVLALYGRIPKFEKSYLKRFENICKKYGLDSQNIIDLIDQGRRPALAQKGSREGRIAAWCAWHRRPEDWDGESGEAQQAI